One Rhodospirillales bacterium DNA segment encodes these proteins:
- a CDS encoding TerB family tellurite resistance protein, translating into MWGKIIGSFAGFAMGGPIGAMFGAAAGHAYDKVHEDAPGSTRAWSGERFLGIGENAGAASRQSAFSVAVVVLGAKVAKVDGAVNRAEIDAFKEVFRVPPQDVRNVGRIFDVAKRDASGFEPYAQQIARLFRNEPVLLEELLASLFYIARADGAIKTAELAFLRRTGELLGIGGIAFERVRAMFMPSGAVDPYGVLGVSADAGAEEVKRSYRQLIREHHPDRLMAQGLPKHLVEVANQRMAAINAAYDQILRERGQK; encoded by the coding sequence ATGTGGGGTAAAATAATCGGCAGCTTTGCCGGCTTCGCCATGGGCGGGCCGATTGGGGCAATGTTCGGTGCCGCGGCGGGTCACGCATACGACAAGGTGCACGAGGATGCGCCGGGCAGCACGCGGGCGTGGTCCGGCGAACGGTTTCTCGGTATCGGCGAGAACGCTGGCGCGGCGAGCCGGCAGTCGGCGTTCAGCGTTGCCGTCGTCGTCCTCGGCGCCAAGGTCGCCAAGGTCGACGGCGCCGTCAACCGGGCGGAAATCGATGCCTTCAAGGAAGTCTTCCGCGTTCCGCCGCAGGACGTGCGCAACGTCGGGCGGATTTTTGACGTTGCCAAACGCGATGCGTCCGGTTTCGAGCCCTATGCCCAGCAGATTGCCCGGTTGTTCCGCAACGAGCCGGTGCTGCTCGAGGAACTGCTCGCCAGTCTTTTCTACATCGCCCGCGCCGATGGCGCGATCAAGACGGCCGAACTGGCGTTCCTGCGACGGACGGGCGAGCTTCTCGGCATCGGCGGCATCGCGTTCGAGCGCGTGCGCGCCATGTTCATGCCGAGCGGTGCCGTCGATCCCTACGGGGTGCTGGGCGTTTCTGCGGATGCTGGGGCCGAGGAGGTGAAACGCAGCTACCGCCAGCTGATCCGCGAGCACCATCCCGACCGGCTGATGGCGCAGGGGCTGCCCAAGCACCTCGTCGAGGTTGCGAACCAGCGCATGGCGGCGATCAACGCCGCATACGATCAGATTTTGCGCGAACGCGGCCAGAAGTAG